A single window of Rana temporaria chromosome 1, aRanTem1.1, whole genome shotgun sequence DNA harbors:
- the LOC120932180 gene encoding protein ALP1-like — protein sequence MSDDEMALMLTAATATYMIYQGQRKRKRARRYWIHPVIAGREETGQFWVLYNDLREHEDKFLDYTRMSIKSFDELLELLSSRLARMDTFFRNSIPPVERLIITLRYLSTGQSLASLHYAFRIGKSTASYIVRDTCSAIWEVLHEVVFKKPTAEEWAQIAAVFWQRCNFPNCLGAIDGKHIRIVKPMASGSRFFNYKKYFSFVLMAVADANYCFRYIDIGSYGSSADSAIFGNCSFGQMLRTDDLDLPVSSPLPGTNGPPLPSVFVGDEAFSLGTHLLRPYSGHNLTVEKSVFNYRLTRARRVVECAFGILANKWRLLHTPIVLNKQNAVTAVKAACALHNFVRQRDGFDFEEPVTETLERAQWTGVRGNRQGSYVRDQYAAYFMSPAGQVPWQLDSI from the exons ATGAGTGATGATGAGATGGCTTTAATGCTGACAGCAGCCACTGCTACCTATATGATATACCAGGGACAGAGGAAAAGGAAGAGGGCACGGAGATATTGGATCCACCCCGTGATTGCTGGTCGGGAAGAGACAGGCCAATTTTGGGTTCTGTACAATGACCTTCGTGAGCATGAAGACAAATTTCTAGACTACACCAGGATGTCAATAAAAAG TTTTGATGAGTTGCTCGAACTGCTTAGCAGTAGATTGGCGAGGATGGACACCTTTTTCCGCAATAGCATACCCCCTGTGGAGCGACTTATTATCACACTGAG GTATCTATCGACTGGACAGTCTCTAGCAAGTCTACATTATGCCTTCCGTATTGGCAAGTCAACAGCGAGTTACATAGTACGTGACACCTGCTCTGCTATATGGGAGGTTCTCCATGAAGTTGTGTTTAAGAAACCTACTGCGGAGGAATGGGCACAGATTGCGGCGGTATTCTGGCAACGCTGCAATTTCCCCAATTGTTTAGGAGCAATTGATGGGAAACACATTCGGATTGTGAAGCCCATGGCAAGTGGAAGCCGATTCTTCAATTATAAGAAATACTTTTCTTTTGTGTTGATGGCTGTGGCTGATGCAAACTATTGTTTCAGATACATAGACATTGGGTCATATGGCAGCAGCGCGGACTCCGCTATCTTTGGGAACTGTTCCTTTGGTCAAATGCTGCGAACAGATGATCTTGACCTACCTGTAAGCAGTCCACTCCCAGGCACAAATGGCCCTCCTCTACCCAGTGTATTTGTGGGTGATGAGGCCTTTTCTTTAGGTACACATCTCCTACGGCCTTATTCGGGGCATAATTTAACTGTGGAGAAGAGCGTATTCAACTACCGCCTAACCAGAGCACGGCGAGTAGTTGAATGCGCTTTTGGTATACTTGCTAACAAGTGGCGGCTCCTGCACACTCCAATAGTGCTTAACAAGCAGAATGCCGTCACTGCTGTCAAAGCTGCGTGTGCCTTGCACAACTTTGTTAGGCAGCGCGATGGCTTTGACTTTGAAGAGCCGGTTACTGAGACTCTGGAAAGAGCACAGTGGACTGGTGTCCGTGGGAACAGGCAGGGTTCATATGTCCGCGACCAATATGCTGCATATTTCATGTCTCCTGCAGGACAGGTCCCATGGCAGCTGGATTCTATTTAA